Proteins from a single region of Haloterrigena alkaliphila:
- a CDS encoding TrmB family transcriptional regulator: MESEELGDLLERFGLSEKEIDTYLAILEHGESKASTIANAADVSKRYVYSISEELEERGFVEVDDHAVPTVIRPVDPETVVDQLTRSVEAIEPELRSRYTTSERGGEEFEVIKARQTVLKRIESLLASAETEVTLSLPAAVLPRIRSTLQATVDRGVLVLLLLGGADEEQDIASLAGTASTVRTWDALVPTMLTVDSRHGLLAPSKMLTSSTSETRAIAISQPQLAPVFVGSFLANYWPTAEERYVTTPAELPRTYDGFRNAVFQIALHRATDTRIQATVTGSAVGDRELDSTLTGEVVAVRQSLVRPVTSTLPIENAVEIEVDGERYTIGGPGAFLEDFEAESVTVERLEE; encoded by the coding sequence ATGGAGTCAGAGGAGCTCGGCGATCTGCTCGAACGGTTCGGCCTCTCCGAGAAGGAGATCGACACCTATCTCGCGATTCTCGAGCACGGGGAGTCGAAGGCCAGCACGATCGCCAACGCCGCCGACGTATCGAAGCGGTACGTCTACAGCATCAGCGAGGAACTCGAGGAACGAGGGTTCGTCGAGGTCGACGATCACGCGGTTCCGACCGTGATCCGTCCCGTCGATCCCGAAACCGTCGTCGATCAACTCACGAGGAGCGTCGAAGCGATCGAACCCGAGCTGCGATCGCGGTACACGACCAGCGAACGCGGCGGGGAAGAGTTCGAGGTGATCAAGGCCCGCCAGACGGTGCTCAAACGCATCGAGAGTCTGCTGGCCAGCGCCGAGACGGAGGTCACCCTCTCGCTCCCCGCGGCGGTCCTGCCGCGGATCCGCTCGACGCTCCAGGCGACGGTCGACCGGGGCGTACTCGTCTTGCTCCTCCTGGGCGGAGCGGACGAAGAGCAGGACATCGCCTCGTTGGCCGGGACGGCGAGTACGGTCCGCACCTGGGACGCGCTCGTCCCCACGATGCTCACCGTCGATAGCCGCCACGGGCTGCTCGCGCCCAGCAAGATGCTCACGAGTTCGACGAGCGAGACGCGCGCGATCGCCATCTCCCAGCCCCAGCTCGCTCCCGTCTTCGTCGGCTCGTTCCTGGCGAACTACTGGCCGACCGCCGAAGAACGCTACGTCACGACCCCCGCCGAACTTCCGCGGACGTACGACGGGTTCCGAAACGCGGTCTTCCAGATCGCCCTGCATCGAGCGACCGACACCCGCATCCAGGCCACCGTGACCGGTTCGGCGGTCGGCGATCGGGAACTCGACTCGACGCTCACCGGCGAAGTCGTCGCCGTCCGGCAGAGCCTCGTCCGACCCGTCACGTCGACGTTGCCCATCGAGAACGCCGTCGAGATCGAGGTCGACGGCGAGCGATACACGATCGGCGGTCCCGGGGCCTTCCTCGAGGACTTCGAGGCGGAATCGGTCACCGTCGAACGGCTCGAGGAGTGA
- a CDS encoding ABC transporter ATP-binding protein has product MARVTIDSLRKEYDVGRVVAVEDLDLEIDDGEFVTVVGPSGCGKTTTLRMLAGLETPTNGRIEIGGRDVTDVHAKNRDVAMVFQNYALYPHKTVFENMEFGLRMSTDMSEAERERRVVETAEMMDIDDLLEDEPDELSGGQKQRVALGRAIVREPDVFLFDEPLSNLDAKLRTSMRAEIQRLQEELDITAVYVTHDQEEAMTMEDKIVILKDGKLQQVGHPNTVYDEPANRFVGGFIGSPSMNFVRVTVRRPDDRLVLTDDEGFRYPLSLEYSRELPVEEGDTVVAGIRPEHVEPTDGGRGIETTVRVVEPVGSDNYLYLDLGDDVDEFMARVDADFEPEPEDRIGIAFDEKDLRLFDDETGESLLHESAKPTTPTP; this is encoded by the coding sequence ATGGCACGGGTAACCATCGACTCCCTCCGGAAGGAGTACGACGTCGGCCGGGTCGTCGCGGTCGAGGACCTGGACCTCGAGATCGATGACGGCGAGTTCGTCACCGTCGTGGGACCGTCGGGGTGTGGGAAGACGACCACGCTGCGGATGCTGGCCGGCCTCGAGACGCCGACGAACGGTCGCATCGAGATCGGGGGCCGAGACGTCACGGACGTGCACGCGAAGAACCGCGACGTCGCGATGGTCTTCCAGAACTACGCGCTGTACCCGCACAAGACCGTCTTCGAGAACATGGAGTTCGGGCTCCGGATGAGCACCGACATGAGTGAGGCCGAGCGGGAACGGCGCGTCGTCGAGACCGCGGAGATGATGGACATCGACGACCTCCTCGAGGACGAGCCGGACGAACTCTCCGGCGGACAGAAACAACGCGTCGCGCTCGGGCGCGCGATCGTCAGGGAGCCGGACGTGTTCCTGTTCGACGAACCGCTCTCGAACCTCGACGCGAAGCTCCGGACGAGCATGCGCGCGGAGATCCAGCGACTGCAGGAGGAGCTCGACATCACCGCCGTCTACGTGACCCACGACCAGGAGGAGGCGATGACGATGGAGGACAAGATCGTCATCCTCAAAGACGGGAAACTCCAGCAGGTCGGCCACCCCAACACCGTCTACGACGAGCCGGCCAACCGGTTCGTCGGCGGGTTCATCGGCTCGCCGTCGATGAACTTCGTTCGCGTGACCGTCCGGCGGCCCGACGATCGACTCGTTCTGACCGACGACGAGGGCTTCCGGTACCCGCTCTCTCTGGAATACTCGAGGGAACTCCCCGTCGAGGAGGGCGACACCGTTGTCGCCGGTATCCGGCCGGAGCACGTCGAGCCCACCGACGGCGGACGGGGGATCGAGACGACCGTTCGGGTGGTCGAACCCGTCGGCAGCGACAACTACCTCTACCTCGACCTCGGCGACGACGTAGACGAGTTCATGGCCCGGGTCGACGCCGACTTCGAACCGGAACCGGAGGATCGGATCGGGATCGCCTTCGACGAGAAAGATCTCCGTCTGTTCGACGACGAGACCGGCGAATCGCTGCTCCACGAGAGTGCGAAACCGACGACGCCGACGCCCTGA
- a CDS encoding alpha-amylase family glycosyl hydrolase gives MHQPGPPRFCAVGESVELAPRDPDPERESSYEWSILESPAESDVAAPTDPVWRFEPDEPGIYRFALETPAGRYEQRVRAFPDVRRATSFDLERDRLPAHDPEEVSIMGPFNEHLFDREHPTLEDGTYQYEIDAEPGTHRYGYVPGDDFENAVWEEKKVPGPGKPRVFLEGPGDAVDGAETTITADAKPGTDSEYAADELDVEFYVDDRDPLTDDSLVVDGRETRVPLGELEEPVRVHAVAVGERHSIADCVLVHPDGRVERRNDPPEWARDAVVYEIFVRSFTDEATFESLERRVPYLESLGVDCLWLTPVLESPTEHGYHITDYFDTASDLGTREEFQSFVDHCHESDIRVVFDLVINHTAREHAAFDMSAACVPEYEDWYVWEPIAETPTDAAALEAEDPRDDYAPPVRTTPEGETEVAQYYFNWRGIPNVDYDSLSVRSFFLDVVDEWVDVVDGFRCDVAWGVPHGFWKEISERVRARDAAFLLLDETVPREPEYAESEFDVHYDTTLYYALRDVGNGERPAEDLLEAATAPEREGFPDWSLHMRYVENHDETRYLEECGPEAQRAAVTAVLTLPGVPMIYYGQERGATGYRQPMPWEGDGEATTFHRRLVAARHDSEALSRGDLSPLECAADSDAVVGYVRETDTERVAVVLNFGGGSERVRLDRPLEPVDLVTGDELELERDGGSTVLEVSDAVVVRVARD, from the coding sequence ATGCACCAGCCGGGTCCGCCGCGCTTCTGTGCCGTCGGCGAATCGGTCGAACTCGCGCCTCGGGATCCGGATCCCGAGCGCGAGTCGAGTTACGAGTGGTCGATCCTCGAGTCTCCCGCCGAGAGCGACGTCGCCGCGCCGACCGATCCGGTCTGGCGGTTCGAGCCCGACGAACCCGGGATCTATCGGTTCGCGCTCGAGACGCCGGCGGGACGGTACGAACAGCGCGTTCGCGCGTTCCCGGACGTCCGCCGAGCGACGAGCTTCGATCTCGAGCGCGATCGACTCCCGGCGCACGACCCCGAGGAGGTATCGATCATGGGGCCGTTCAACGAACACCTGTTCGATCGAGAGCATCCGACGCTCGAGGACGGCACTTACCAGTACGAGATCGACGCCGAACCGGGCACCCACCGCTACGGCTACGTTCCGGGTGACGACTTCGAGAACGCCGTCTGGGAGGAGAAGAAGGTCCCCGGGCCGGGCAAGCCTCGAGTCTTCCTCGAGGGGCCGGGTGACGCCGTCGACGGCGCCGAGACGACGATTACGGCCGACGCGAAGCCGGGAACCGACAGCGAGTACGCGGCCGACGAACTGGACGTCGAGTTCTACGTCGACGATCGAGATCCGCTGACCGACGATTCCCTGGTCGTCGACGGTCGGGAAACTCGCGTCCCGCTCGGCGAGCTCGAGGAGCCGGTCCGCGTCCACGCCGTCGCCGTCGGCGAACGGCACAGCATCGCCGACTGCGTTCTCGTCCACCCGGACGGTCGCGTCGAGCGCCGCAACGATCCGCCGGAGTGGGCCCGCGACGCCGTCGTCTACGAGATCTTCGTCCGCTCGTTCACCGACGAGGCGACGTTCGAGTCGCTCGAGCGCCGAGTGCCATACCTCGAGTCGCTGGGCGTCGACTGCCTCTGGCTGACGCCGGTGCTCGAGAGCCCGACCGAGCACGGCTACCACATCACGGACTACTTCGACACGGCCTCTGATCTGGGCACGCGCGAGGAGTTCCAGTCGTTCGTCGACCACTGTCACGAGAGCGACATCCGGGTCGTCTTCGACCTCGTGATCAACCACACGGCGCGCGAACACGCCGCGTTCGACATGAGCGCGGCCTGCGTTCCGGAGTACGAGGACTGGTACGTCTGGGAACCGATCGCGGAGACGCCGACCGACGCCGCCGCGCTCGAGGCCGAGGACCCGCGCGACGACTACGCGCCGCCGGTGCGGACGACGCCCGAGGGGGAGACCGAAGTCGCGCAGTACTACTTCAACTGGCGCGGGATCCCGAACGTCGACTACGACTCGCTTTCCGTCCGCTCGTTCTTCCTCGACGTCGTCGACGAGTGGGTCGACGTCGTCGACGGCTTCCGCTGTGACGTCGCCTGGGGCGTCCCTCACGGCTTCTGGAAGGAGATCTCCGAGCGCGTGCGGGCGCGGGACGCGGCGTTCCTGCTGCTCGACGAGACGGTCCCGCGCGAACCGGAGTACGCCGAGTCCGAGTTCGATGTCCACTACGACACGACCCTCTACTACGCGCTGCGGGACGTCGGGAACGGCGAGCGGCCGGCCGAGGACCTCCTCGAGGCGGCGACCGCGCCCGAACGGGAGGGGTTCCCCGACTGGTCGCTGCACATGCGGTACGTCGAGAACCACGACGAGACGCGGTACCTCGAGGAGTGCGGTCCGGAGGCACAGCGCGCGGCCGTGACGGCCGTGCTCACGCTGCCGGGCGTGCCGATGATCTACTACGGGCAGGAGCGCGGCGCGACCGGGTACCGACAGCCGATGCCCTGGGAGGGCGACGGCGAGGCGACGACGTTCCACCGCCGACTCGTCGCCGCCCGTCACGACAGCGAAGCGCTCTCCCGCGGCGACCTCTCGCCGCTCGAGTGCGCGGCCGACTCGGACGCGGTCGTCGGCTACGTGCGCGAGACCGATACCGAGCGGGTCGCCGTCGTCCTGAACTTCGGCGGCGGCTCGGAGCGCGTCCGACTCGATCGCCCGCTCGAACCGGTCGATCTCGTCACCGGTGACGAACTCGAACTCGAGCGCGACGGGGGATCGACCGTCCTCGAGGTCAGCGACGCGGTCGTCGTGCGCGTCGCTCGAGACTGA
- a CDS encoding carbohydrate ABC transporter permease, with protein sequence MSTSFFERFSRRSQRRLPDRLEERDWVAFLLVAPGIALFLSFMLFPIAFLIYLSFTDATHTGTVIGGGASFTGLDNYVSLFSDSNFWNSLGITWLFMAVSVSAKIVVGISIAVVLTHARVRGKRYMRALVIVPLGFPEIFSITVWRGMFSSARFGPFNELLSIYNGAVTTVFGAIDSALFFASITAPELLLADVPIAWLGSRWSAFGSYVVTEVWLAYPFMVIIIVSALQDVPMELHDAAKVDGAGYLQRFRHVTLPAIKRPVMFASILTAAASFQQFLVPWVFNRGGPARDNELILVYGFREAIELNQYGLSSAIMVTALAFVGAFMWLAVKKGDLADGVSNE encoded by the coding sequence ATGTCCACGTCATTCTTCGAGCGGTTTTCGCGACGCAGTCAGCGACGGCTCCCGGACCGGTTGGAAGAACGCGACTGGGTAGCGTTTCTCCTCGTCGCACCGGGGATCGCGCTGTTCCTGTCGTTCATGCTGTTCCCGATCGCGTTCCTCATCTACCTCTCGTTTACGGACGCGACCCACACCGGGACCGTCATCGGAGGCGGTGCGAGCTTCACCGGGTTGGACAACTACGTGTCCCTGTTTTCGGACTCGAATTTCTGGAACTCGCTCGGGATCACCTGGCTGTTCATGGCGGTGAGCGTCAGTGCGAAGATCGTCGTCGGGATCTCTATCGCGGTCGTCCTTACACACGCCCGCGTCCGCGGGAAGCGGTACATGCGCGCGCTGGTGATCGTTCCGCTCGGATTCCCGGAGATCTTCTCGATCACGGTCTGGCGCGGGATGTTCAGCAGCGCCCGATTCGGACCGTTCAACGAGCTCCTCTCGATCTACAACGGGGCCGTGACGACCGTCTTCGGTGCGATCGATTCCGCGCTGTTCTTCGCGTCGATCACCGCCCCGGAACTCCTGCTCGCCGACGTCCCGATCGCGTGGCTGGGCAGTCGCTGGAGCGCCTTCGGCTCGTACGTCGTGACCGAAGTCTGGCTGGCGTACCCGTTCATGGTGATCATCATCGTCAGCGCCCTCCAGGACGTGCCCATGGAGCTCCACGACGCGGCGAAAGTCGACGGTGCGGGCTACCTCCAGCGGTTCAGACACGTCACGCTGCCGGCGATCAAGCGCCCGGTGATGTTCGCCTCGATCCTCACCGCGGCGGCCTCGTTCCAGCAGTTCCTGGTCCCGTGGGTGTTCAACCGCGGCGGCCCCGCGCGGGACAACGAACTCATCCTCGTCTACGGGTTCCGCGAGGCGATCGAACTCAACCAGTACGGGCTCTCGTCGGCAATCATGGTCACGGCGCTGGCGTTCGTCGGCGCGTTCATGTGGCTCGCGGTGAAGAAAGGCGATCTCGCTGACGGGGTGAGCAACGAATGA
- a CDS encoding sugar ABC transporter permease, with the protein MIDAIRKTVEQVRTGRRTIRDVGKTVAGSGGAALLVVLLMFPVYWIVTASFSQGAGLLSSEGLFADPSTYNLDAYRWVLFESNFVFENGEVGKPGALFNSLIVVFVTVSVSLSVVIPGAYALSRRQFAGREKVLYGYVLFTQVGAGLSIATLVALYALFVNLGLSNNLLVLGLFYAAGAIPFNTWLLKTFMDNIPVSYEEAAIVDGASQWQVIREVILPLSKPGIAVVLIFTFLAGWNEFIIAQTLLQPENYTLSVELYALVDDYETPWTEFAAFAILFALPVAIIYFAAQNYVESGLSFGGMEG; encoded by the coding sequence ATGATCGACGCGATCAGAAAGACGGTCGAACAGGTGCGCACCGGGCGACGAACGATCCGCGACGTCGGCAAGACGGTCGCCGGAAGCGGCGGCGCCGCGTTGCTCGTCGTGCTGTTGATGTTCCCGGTGTACTGGATCGTCACGGCCTCGTTCTCGCAGGGCGCGGGCCTGCTGAGTTCCGAGGGCCTGTTCGCGGATCCCTCGACGTACAACCTCGACGCCTACCGATGGGTGCTGTTCGAATCGAACTTCGTCTTCGAGAACGGCGAGGTCGGCAAGCCGGGCGCGCTGTTCAACAGCCTGATCGTCGTCTTCGTCACCGTCAGCGTCTCGCTGTCGGTCGTCATTCCCGGCGCGTACGCGCTCTCGAGGCGACAGTTCGCGGGCCGGGAGAAGGTCCTCTACGGCTACGTGCTCTTCACCCAAGTCGGCGCGGGGCTCTCGATCGCGACCCTAGTCGCGCTGTACGCCCTGTTCGTCAACCTCGGACTGAGCAACAACCTGCTCGTGCTCGGCCTGTTCTACGCCGCGGGAGCGATTCCGTTCAACACCTGGCTGCTGAAGACGTTCATGGACAACATCCCCGTCTCCTACGAGGAGGCGGCGATCGTCGACGGCGCGAGCCAGTGGCAGGTCATCCGCGAGGTGATCCTCCCGCTGTCGAAGCCGGGCATCGCCGTCGTGCTCATCTTCACGTTCCTGGCCGGCTGGAACGAGTTCATCATCGCACAGACGCTCCTGCAGCCGGAGAACTACACGCTCTCGGTCGAACTGTACGCGCTGGTCGACGACTACGAGACGCCGTGGACCGAGTTCGCGGCCTTCGCGATCCTGTTCGCGCTCCCGGTCGCGATCATCTACTTCGCCGCGCAGAACTACGTCGAGAGCGGGCTCTCCTTCGGCGGCATGGAGGGCTGA
- a CDS encoding bifunctional 4-hydroxy-2-oxoglutarate aldolase/2-dehydro-3-deoxy-phosphogluconate aldolase, translating into MTDARAIRDRIVESGVIAVLRGIDEDRIVPVARAIHEAGVDALEITADGTRASEQIAAVDRELADTDAIVGAGTVLDAPTAQSMIDAGAEFVVSPHTDVETVELCNRQSVLAAPGVMTPTEAVTALEAGADVLKLFPASTVGPSHIGAIRGPLGDVDVIPTGGVSPDNVSEFFDAGAVAVGAGSALVDYGAIDADDMDRVRESAADFVDAVDAARGD; encoded by the coding sequence ATGACTGACGCCCGAGCGATCAGGGACCGGATCGTCGAGAGCGGCGTGATCGCCGTCCTCCGCGGAATCGACGAGGACCGGATCGTTCCCGTCGCGCGAGCGATCCACGAGGCGGGCGTCGACGCCCTCGAAATCACCGCGGACGGGACGCGCGCGAGCGAGCAGATCGCCGCCGTCGACCGCGAACTAGCGGACACCGACGCGATCGTCGGCGCGGGGACCGTCCTCGACGCGCCGACGGCTCAGTCGATGATCGACGCGGGGGCGGAGTTCGTCGTCTCGCCGCACACCGACGTCGAGACCGTCGAACTCTGTAACCGGCAGAGCGTCCTGGCGGCGCCCGGAGTCATGACGCCGACGGAGGCCGTCACGGCGCTCGAGGCCGGTGCCGACGTCCTCAAACTCTTCCCCGCCTCGACGGTCGGGCCGAGCCACATCGGCGCGATCCGCGGCCCGCTGGGCGATGTTGACGTGATCCCGACCGGCGGCGTCTCGCCGGACAACGTCTCCGAGTTCTTCGACGCGGGCGCCGTCGCCGTCGGCGCCGGCAGCGCGCTCGTCGACTACGGGGCGATCGACGCCGACGATATGGATCGCGTTCGCGAATCCGCCGCCGACTTCGTCGACGCCGTGGACGCCGCGCGCGGCGACTGA
- a CDS encoding glucan 1,4-alpha-glucosidase, translating into MELHGALNDFKRSRGDPRRFPGERRSTTGLFSGLDDRLVHVAPDGSIRDYSYPLSGVAGIERSRFGLAIDGECHWFDGGSQRYVDDTAVVETVHDVGGYTCTQYDLAFDRLHVTHFALEGADSGDVDVSIRACFGFAPERQSSRIGQLRHDDAVEVHHDSERDFVTASTDVSITGRIPERFEELLAPEPAEFPRSGDDDRYEEAKLSPITLLEFDVAGASPSATVATLLTNDTDRIDALERVRTAARAHDDREAILETGRRQARERLTTDATGIERGFADLRALCLLRSSTGARIAGPEFDPFYRYSGGYGYTWFRDDAEIAKFLLEADRRAELGLESWHAASARFYAETQLDDGTWPHRVWPSNGRLAPGWANGRLEGDDSAEYQADQTASVAAFLATYLRRIDPDHERVRESLTAALEGMDATLAADGLPERVQNAWENMTGRFTHTAATFLEAYAAIARAPVDEDVAAHARAQSHRVYDALDDLWISERGCYAMRRHEGELDDRLDGSTLALASAHGEYDAIGTIDDDRFERLVSHLETTLDGLYRDPEGPIEGLARFEGDPWRRRDQDDAKIWTVTTAWGAHAAVECRDLLAANDRDRKLIDEFDDRARALLALVAPDGPLRRAGDYLPEQFFDDGTPDSATPLGWPHAIRLVTASALERTESSRSVAQSNEPALRE; encoded by the coding sequence ATGGAATTACACGGGGCCCTCAACGATTTCAAGCGCTCACGCGGCGATCCCCGCCGGTTCCCCGGGGAGCGGCGGTCGACGACGGGACTGTTCTCCGGTCTCGACGACAGGCTCGTTCACGTCGCGCCCGACGGATCGATCAGAGATTACTCCTATCCGCTCTCCGGCGTTGCCGGTATCGAACGCTCCCGATTCGGACTCGCGATAGACGGCGAGTGCCACTGGTTCGACGGCGGCAGCCAGCGATACGTCGACGACACCGCCGTCGTCGAAACCGTCCACGACGTCGGCGGCTACACCTGCACCCAGTACGACCTCGCGTTCGATCGACTCCACGTGACGCACTTCGCGCTCGAGGGAGCCGACTCCGGCGACGTCGACGTCTCGATCCGAGCGTGTTTCGGGTTCGCCCCAGAACGGCAGTCCAGCCGGATCGGGCAGCTCCGGCACGACGACGCCGTCGAGGTCCACCACGACAGCGAACGGGACTTCGTCACCGCCTCGACCGACGTCTCGATCACCGGACGGATTCCCGAACGGTTCGAGGAGTTGCTCGCGCCGGAGCCGGCGGAGTTCCCGCGGTCCGGCGACGACGACCGCTACGAGGAGGCCAAGCTCAGTCCGATCACGCTGCTCGAGTTCGACGTCGCGGGTGCGTCGCCGAGCGCGACCGTCGCGACGCTGTTGACCAACGATACGGATCGAATCGACGCGCTGGAGCGCGTCCGAACGGCCGCCCGCGCCCACGACGATCGGGAGGCGATCCTCGAGACGGGGCGCCGTCAGGCTCGCGAACGGCTCACGACCGACGCTACCGGGATCGAACGGGGGTTCGCGGATCTGCGAGCGCTCTGCCTGCTGCGGTCGTCGACGGGAGCGCGGATCGCCGGCCCCGAGTTCGACCCGTTCTACCGGTACTCCGGCGGCTACGGCTACACCTGGTTCCGCGACGACGCCGAAATCGCCAAATTCCTGCTCGAGGCCGATCGGCGGGCGGAACTCGGACTCGAGTCGTGGCACGCCGCGAGCGCGCGCTTCTACGCGGAGACGCAACTCGACGACGGGACGTGGCCCCATCGCGTCTGGCCGTCGAACGGTCGGCTGGCACCCGGCTGGGCCAACGGTCGCCTCGAGGGCGACGACTCCGCGGAGTATCAGGCGGATCAGACCGCGAGCGTCGCGGCGTTTCTCGCCACCTACCTCCGCCGGATCGACCCCGACCACGAACGAGTCCGCGAGTCCCTGACGGCCGCCCTCGAGGGGATGGACGCGACGCTGGCCGCCGACGGACTGCCCGAGCGCGTCCAGAACGCCTGGGAGAACATGACCGGCCGATTCACCCACACGGCGGCGACGTTCCTCGAGGCTTACGCCGCGATCGCACGCGCACCGGTCGACGAGGACGTCGCGGCCCACGCGAGAGCGCAGTCCCACCGCGTCTACGACGCGCTCGACGACCTGTGGATCTCCGAGCGCGGGTGCTACGCGATGCGACGCCACGAGGGCGAGCTCGACGACCGGCTCGACGGGAGCACGCTCGCGCTCGCGTCGGCTCACGGGGAGTACGACGCGATCGGCACGATCGACGACGATCGGTTCGAACGGCTCGTCTCTCACCTCGAGACGACGCTCGACGGCCTCTACCGCGACCCCGAGGGACCGATCGAGGGGCTGGCGCGGTTCGAAGGGGACCCCTGGCGCCGCCGCGATCAGGACGACGCGAAGATCTGGACGGTGACGACGGCGTGGGGAGCCCACGCGGCCGTCGAGTGCCGCGACCTGCTGGCCGCGAACGACCGGGATCGCAAGCTGATCGACGAGTTCGACGACCGCGCGCGAGCGCTGCTGGCGCTGGTTGCGCCCGACGGTCCGCTCCGACGGGCCGGCGACTACCTCCCCGAGCAGTTCTTCGACGACGGGACGCCCGACAGCGCGACGCCGCTGGGATGGCCCCACGCGATCCGGCTCGTCACCGCCAGCGCGCTCGAGCGGACGGAGTCGTCTCGGTCCGTAGCGCAGTCGAACGAACCGGCCCTTCGAGAATAG
- a CDS encoding extracellular solute-binding protein, which translates to MALQRRKLLAGIGGMATLTAAGCLGNEDEGTTLWHDFNDGEQETLEEQVAAFNEDREEELNVEQVPEIVDQLDTAIPSGEGPETFAWAHDWVGTYYDRDFVYDASDDLSIDLDETFTEAAADAARWEGGVYGLPYAAETTTLMYNEDLVDEPPETLDEMVDIMEEHHDPENNTYGLSCPPADPYFISAFTQAFGGRFFDSETEDTRIDDDEFIEGVELLRDRIWPYVPEDPNYDVQVPVFADGNAPFAINGPWEVGGFRDGGVDVTVTSFPEIDGGDPTPYTGIQLWYFTSNLADAPDEELETAVEWAEYHSTSEDAILSNAEDHGFIPVHQKYADDDDLGEDVAAFAETVGMGVQMPAHERMDQVWNPVEDGLEQAFNGQASPAEAMETAAEEIRGRWD; encoded by the coding sequence ATGGCACTGCAACGCAGGAAGCTCTTGGCGGGGATCGGCGGGATGGCCACGCTGACCGCGGCCGGCTGTCTCGGGAACGAAGACGAGGGGACGACCCTCTGGCACGACTTCAACGACGGCGAGCAGGAGACCCTCGAGGAACAGGTCGCGGCGTTCAACGAGGACCGCGAGGAGGAACTGAACGTCGAACAGGTACCCGAAATCGTCGATCAGCTCGACACGGCGATCCCCTCGGGGGAAGGGCCCGAGACGTTCGCCTGGGCCCACGACTGGGTCGGCACCTACTACGATCGCGACTTCGTCTACGACGCGTCCGACGACCTCTCGATCGACCTCGACGAGACGTTCACCGAGGCCGCGGCCGACGCCGCGCGGTGGGAGGGCGGCGTCTACGGCCTCCCCTACGCCGCCGAGACGACGACGCTGATGTACAACGAAGATCTCGTCGACGAACCGCCGGAGACCCTCGACGAGATGGTCGATATCATGGAGGAGCACCACGATCCGGAGAACAACACGTACGGACTCTCCTGCCCGCCGGCCGATCCGTACTTCATCAGCGCGTTCACGCAGGCGTTCGGCGGCCGCTTCTTCGACTCCGAGACGGAGGACACCCGCATCGACGACGACGAGTTCATCGAAGGCGTCGAACTGCTCCGAGACCGGATCTGGCCGTACGTCCCGGAGGATCCGAACTACGACGTCCAGGTACCGGTCTTCGCCGACGGAAACGCCCCGTTCGCGATCAACGGCCCGTGGGAGGTCGGCGGCTTCCGAGACGGCGGCGTCGACGTCACCGTCACCTCGTTCCCGGAGATCGACGGCGGCGACCCGACGCCGTACACGGGCATTCAGCTGTGGTACTTCACCTCGAACCTCGCGGACGCGCCCGACGAGGAACTCGAAACGGCCGTCGAGTGGGCCGAGTACCACTCGACCAGCGAGGACGCGATCCTCTCGAACGCGGAGGACCACGGCTTCATCCCCGTCCACCAGAAGTACGCCGACGACGACGACCTCGGCGAGGACGTCGCCGCGTTCGCCGAGACGGTCGGCATGGGGGTCCAGATGCCCGCCCACGAACGGATGGATCAGGTCTGGAACCCGGTCGAGGACGGTCTCGAGCAGGCGTTCAACGGCCAGGCGAGTCCGGCGGAGGCGATGGAGACGGCCGCCGAAGAGATTCGCGGCCGCTGGGACTAA